The window CGCGGTGATGCTGTCAGCGGAATCGGCGGCGGGCGACTATCCGGTTGAGGCCGTGGCGATGATGAACAGCGTTGCCGAAAGCGTGGAAGCGGATTCGATCTACGGCCAGGTAATCGAGGCATCGCGGACCCCGTCCAAGGCCAGCGTCTCGGACGCAATCACGGCGGCGGCGCGCGAAGTGGCGGAAACGACGGACGTGAAGGCGATCTGCTGCTTCACGCACTCCGGCACGACGGCGCAACTGATGAGCCGCGAGAAACCGCGGGTGCCGATCATCGCCCTGACGCCGAAACCGGCGACGGCACGACGGCTGACGCTGACATGGGGCCTGCACTGCGTGGTGACCGCTGAAGTGGAACGCTTCAAGATGGCAGTCGTATCGGCGGCGAGAACGGCTCGGGCGGACGGGTTCGGCAATGAGAACGATTTCATCATCGTGACCGCCGGCGTGCCCTTCAACACGCCCGGCACGACGAACATTCTGCGCGTTGCCCCGCTTGACGAGAAGAAGATCTTCGAGGGCGGGCCGGAATAGGCCCGCGCCGCGACCTTTCCTGACACAGCGCCCATCCAACGGGCGATCCTGCACTTTCGTCAGCGCACGCGGCTTCGGTTGCGTGTGCAGCGCGAGCGCCTTCGCGCGGCAGCACAATGCTCTTTCAGAGCGGAACCAGCCGGTCCGGCACGGGTGACGACTGGACGATGGAGGAGTTCGTCGCGCCGAAGGGGATGATCCTGTCGATCACGGCTTCCATTTCCGCGACATCGCGAACATGCGCGCGGGCGACGAAACAATCTTCACCGGAAACACGCTCGCAGGTCACGATCTGAGGGGTCGCGCGGATCGCCTCGACCATGTTCGCCATCTCGCCGGGAAGCGGCCGGGCGCGGATCAGAACGGTGAGAGCGTAGCCGAGCCGGGCCGGGTCTATGTGCGCGCCGTAACCGGCGATGATGCCGACATCTTCAAGACGACGTACCCGATCGGCCACGCTGGGTGCGGACAGCCCGACGCGGCGGGCAAGCTCGGCGCGTGGAAGCCGGGCATCCGACGCCAGTTCGCGCAGGATGGCGGCATCCATTGCGTCCAAGAGGCTTTTCTCAGATCGAAAGCTGCGGCGCTGATTTGCCTTCGATACCACATGAGATTCAGGTGTTTTGATCATGAATGGCCATATCGGTTTGCGTTTACACCTTGCATCTTTGCACCATGACAGATCAAGCCCCCCTCTCCCCCGCGCCCGGCCCGGCCCAAGGCTCCATGTCGCGCATGTCGGAGGCCGTGCCGCCGCACGCCTGGTTCGGCGTCTCCGCCATCTTTCACTATCTCGGGCCGGCCTTCGCGGTGTTGCTCTTTCCGGCTGTCGGCGTGCTCGGGGTCGCGTGGTTTCGTATCGCGACGGCGGCATTGGTGTTCGCACCCGTCACGCGGCCCTGGCGCACCTTCGTGGCTGCCAGCGGGCACGAGCGAGTGCTTCTGCTGATGCTCGGGGCCTGCCTGGCGGTAATGAACACTTCGTTCTATCTCGCGCTCGACCGGTTGCCGATCGCGCTGGTGGCGGCGATCGAATTTGTCGGGACTATCGGCATCGCGGTCTGGGGGCTGGGTACCGGGCGCAACTATGCGGCGCTGCTTCTGGCCATCATCGGGGTGGCGCTTCTGATCGATGTGCCGTCGCTGGTAGCGGCGGAGAGCGGGGCTTTGACATCCGATCTGCTGGGGCTGGTCTGGGCCGTGGTGAATGGCGCGCTCTTTGTTGTGTATATCGTTCTGGGGCACCGGTTTTCGCAGGGTGGGGCATCGGGCGGCGTGGAGCGGCTGGGGGCGGCGATGGCGGTGGCCTTCGTGTGCGTGATTCCAATCGGATTCGTGCAGGCGATGGAGGCGTTCGGTGCGCCGATACTGGTGCTTGCGGGTGTCGGCGTCGGACTTTGCTCGTCAGTCATCCCGTATGTGTGCGATCAGCTTGCCATGGCGCGACTGCCGCGCGCGAGTTTCGCGCTGCTGCTTGCGTTGCTGCCGGCCACGGCCGCGATCATCGGTGTGATCGTGCTACGGCAGGTTCCCGGACGGTTGGAGAGCATCGGTGTGATGCTCGTGATGGTCGGTGTGGCGATTCACAGGCCCGCACAGGCCGAAATGGGCGCGGCCCGGTCACGACGCCGGGCCGCGACGGCGGAGTGAGCGCCGCTACAAAACACCGTTGCAAATCTCGCCCGGTTCTGTAGAAGGGCGGCTCGATTGATGCGTCCGGCCGGTAGGGCTGCCGAGTCGTGTCTGACTGCAACGTTCTTCGAGGAGACGAAAATGCCCAAGATGAAGACCAAGTCGAGCGCCAAGAAGCGCTTCAAGGTGACGGCCACGGGCCGTGTGCTGGCGGCCCAGGCGGGCAAGCGGCACGGAATGATCAAACGTTCGAACAAGTTCATCCGCAGCGCGCGCGGCACGACTACCCTTTCCGCCGCTGATGAAAAGATCGTCAAGGGCTACATGCCCTACGACCGCTGAGGAGGATCCGACATGTCTCGAGTTAAGGGCGGCGCCGCCGCACACGCAAAACACCGCAAGGTCGTCAAGGCAGCCAAAGGCTACTACGGCGCGCGCAAATCCAACTTCCGCACCGCGACGCAGGCCGTCGACAAGGCGATGCAGTATGCCACGCGCGACCGCGCGGCCAAAAAGCGCAACTTCCGCGCCCTTTGGATCCAGCGCATCAACGCCGGTGTCCGGGCACATGACGAGAGCCTGAACTATTCCAAGTTCATCAACGGCCTCAGCCTTGCCGGTATCGAAGTGGACCGCAAGGTTCTCGCCGATCTGGCCGTGCATGAGCCGGAAGCTTTCGCCGCTATCGTGGATCAGGCAAAGCAGGCGCTCGCCTGACCTGACGCGTTCAGCAAACACGAGGCCAGCCCGTCTTGCGCGGCTGGCCTTTTCTTTGCCAATTTTCACGAGTAGATGACCAAAACGTAAGCGTAATGATGCACTGCGGCGTGTTTTTGCTGCGCTGCGAATTTTGTGGTGTTGCCGGGCGATGGATCTGCATTACGTTGGCGTAAGAGGACCAGTCAGGTTTGGTCAGTGTGGGTTTCAGATTTGGATACGACTATTAACGACGCGGCGGTCGTCAACATCGGTGCCGAGAACGGCAATCCGTCTTCCATCAGTTTTTGGAAGCTGGTGGCCGAGGACTTCCGGACGAATGACAGCGACTTCTTCAGCCAGGGTTTCTGGGCCCTGTTCTGGCACCGGTATGGCAACTGGCGCATGAGCGTGCGACCGAAGCTGCTACGGGCGCCTTTCTCCCTGATCTACAAGATCATGTTCAAGGTGACCGAGTGGATGTGCGGTATTCACCTTCCCTATACGGTCGCCGTGGGCCGGAGGGTGCGGCTTGATCATTTTGGCGGCATGATACTTATGGCGCGGTCGATCGGTGATGACGTGCTGATCCGCCAGAACACGACAATGGGCATTCGTGACATGGATGACCTGCTGGCCAACCCGGTGATCGGCAATGGCGTGGAGATTGGCGCCGGTGCGGCCATCCTTGGCCGGGTTGTGGTGGGTGACAGGGCGCGGATCGGCGCCAATGCCGTCGTCGTGCGGGATGTCATGCCTGGCCGGACTGTGGGCGGCGTGCCGGCGCGGGTGATCGGCCGTGCCGAAGGCGCGTTCGGACCTGACGAAGACCATCGACCGGTTCAGCGGCACTGAGCCCGCGTGGCCGGTACGCAAACATCATCCGAAAGTGTTGATCGGGTGCCGCGTCTTGCTCTTGCCACACACATCCCCCTCCAGTACGGCTTGAAGCCCAGACGGGCCTCAGGAGTGTTACGATGTCTATTCCTCAATCGGGTGGCGGGCCCATCGAATCATTTTCCGACCTCGCGGGAATGCTGGAACGCGGTTGCAAGCCGGTGGCGGATTTTCGCATCGGAACCGAACACGAGAAATTCGGCTACTGTCTAGAGACGCATGGGCCGCTGCCTTATGAGGGCGACTGCTCCATCCTCGCGGTACTGGAGGGCCTGCGCGACAGGTTCGGATGGGCAGCGCTGGAGGAAGCCGGCAAGCTGATCGGGCTGAAGAAGGCTGGCGCGAACATCTCTCTGGAACCGGGCGGGCAGCTGGAGCTGTCGGGCGCGCCTTTGGAGACGATCCATGAAACTTGCGACGAGGTGAACCAGCATCTGCGCGAAGTGCAGGAGATAGCCGACCAGATCGGCGCGGGGTTCATCGGCCTGGGAGCGGCACCGGAGTGGCTGCACGAAGATATGCCGCTGATGCCGAAGGGCCGCTACAAGCTCATGGATGCCTACATGGAGAAGGTCGGCACCATGGGGCGGGTGATGATGCGGCGGACCTGCACGGTGCAGGTGAACCTCGATTTCGGCTCCGAGGCCGATATGGTCAGGAAATTCCGCGTGGCGCTGGCCCTGCAGCCGGTGGCGGTGGCGCTGTTTGCCAATTCGCCGTTCTTCGAGGGCAAGGTGAATGGCCACAAGAGCTGGCGCAGCCGCGTGTGGCGGGCGCTGGACGACAGCCGGACGGGCATGTTGCCCTTCGTGTTCGAAGACGGGATGGGCTTCGAGCGTTACGTGGACTACGCTCTCGACGTGCCGATGTACTTTGTCTATCGCGATGGGAAATACATCGACGCGCTGGGCCAGAGTTTCCGTGATTTCCTGAACGGAGAATTGCCGGCACTGCCGGGCGAGAAGCCGCTGATGAGCGACTGGGCCGACCATCTGACGACGATCTTTCCCGAAGCGCGGATCAAGCAGTTCATGGAGATGCGCGGTGCTGACGGCGGACCCTGGCGTCGCCTGTGCGCGTTGCCGGCCTTCTGGGTGGGCCTGATGTACGACGACACGGCGCTCGATGCGGCGTGGCAGGTCTGCAAGGACTGGGATGCCGAGGCGCGGGACAAGCTGCGCGTCGATGCCTCCGTGCTGGGGTTGCAGGCAGAGATCGCCGGACGCAGCCTGCTGGACGTGGCGCGGGACGTGGTGGCGATATCGGCAGCTGGCCTGAAAGCGCGGGCGCGGCCGGGCGCGGGAGGGCTGATCCCCGACGAGACGCATTTCCTGAACGCGTTGCAGGAGAGTGTTGAGACGGGCATGGTGCCGGCGGACGAGTTGCTGGCGCGGTACAACGGGGCGTGGGGCGGCGATCTTTCACAGATATATGGTGAGTTCTCTTATTGAGGTCGTCGGTTCGGGCCCGGGGAACGATCATGTGTTTCCTTGTGGTCGCTGCCGTGTGGAAACGCGAAAAACTCTCTCAATTGCCCAAAAGAAAACTCAAACTGCAGTAGAGTAGCGCGATGCTGTTTTTCGAGCTTCAGTTCTATCTGCTGTTTGCGATCTTCTACCCGGTCTATTTCCGTTGCCCAGTCCGGTACCAGCGGCACGTTATACTGGTGGCGAGCTATGTTTTCTACGCCGCGTGGGATGCGCGATTCCTGAGCCTGCTGGTCGCGTCGACGTTGGTGGATTTCGTGGCAGGGCGGAAGATTCATGCCGGGCAGAGGCGACGGTTCTGGCTCGGCGTGAGCCTGTGCTTCAACCTCGGGATGCTCGGGGTTTTCAAGTATTTCGATTTCTTTTCGGTGACTTTCGCCGATGCGTTCGGCGTGTCGCCCGACAACCGCATCCTGCTCGACGTGGTGCTGCCGGCGGGGATTTCGTTCTACACGTTCCAGACGCTGAGCTACACGCTGGACATTTATCGCGGCGAACAAAAACCGACCGACAGTTTCGTCGATTTCGCTGCTTTCGTGGCATTCTTTCCGCAACTGATCGCCGGGCCGATCGAGAGGGCGGGACATCTGCTGCCGCAGATCGCGGCGGAGCACCGGGAGAGCCTCGCCAACCTGCGGGCCGGGGCGCGGCTGTTCCTTTTCGGGCTGTTCAAGAAGCTGGTGATTGCTGACAACATGGGCCGTTTCGTGGACCCGGTGTTTGCCGACCCGGGGGCGTTTCCGCCACAAACGCTGCTGCTTGCGGCCTATTTCTTCGCCTTCCAAATCTACTGCGACTTTTCCGGCTATACCGACATGGCGCGGGGGATCGCACGGAGCCTTGGCATCGAGCTGTCGCTCAATTTCCGGCGGCCTTACCTGGCGACGAGCCTGAGGGATTTCTGGCAGCGTTGGCATATCACGTTGTATAGCTGGCTGCGCGACTACGTTTACAAGCCGCTCGGCGGTAGCCGCCATGGCGATGTGCGCACGGCGCGGAACATCCTTGTGGTGTTCACGCTGTCCGGGCTGTGGCACGGGGCAGGGTGGAATTTTATCCTGTGGGGTGCGTTCCACGGCGTGTGGCTATGCCTTGAGCGCTGGGTGGGCTCGACTGGTCTTGGCCGGACCCTGGGGCGCTTGCCGGCGGCGGTGAAGGCGGTGCTGATCTTTCACCTTGTGACTGCGGCATGGATCCTGTTCCGGGCGCCGGACATGGCGACCGTCTCGGCCTATTTCCGGGGGCTGGCGCAATTGCGCCCTGCCGATCTGCTGCCGGGCGTGGAGCGTTTCGCAGCGGAGTATGGCAGCTTTGATCTGCCGGTGCTGGGCGGTAGCCCGGAGGCATTCGGAATGGCTGTGTTCGGGCTGGCACTGTGCGGACCGCTGATGCTGCTGCAGGTGTATCGGACGCGGAAGGGCGAGATCTTCGAAGCGCACTGGTCGCGGAGCCAACAGGTGGTTTTCTATGGACTGCTGTGTTTGACGGTGTTCTGGCTGGCGCCCGACGTTCAGAAACAGTTCATCTATTTCCAGTTCTGAAGGAGGAGAGGCGATGCGATATCTGATCGGCTTGTGCGTCCTTCTCGGGGTGCTGGTCACCGTCAACGCCATCAGCGTCTTCGTTTTTGAGCCGATCGATACAAATACAGAGATCGGGCGGTCAATTTCCTCGCGGATGGACCGGCTGGGCATGGAAAACGATGTGGTGTTCTTCGGCGACAGCCGTTCGCACCAGGGACTCGACCCGCGGGTGATACGGCGGGAGTATCAGGACCTGACGGGCGAGAGCATGATGTCCCTGAACCTCGCGCGCCCCGGCCAGCAGGTGCCTGTCAGCTATTACGCGCTGGAGAACTATATGGCGCGGGCGGATGTAGCGCCGAAGCATATCGTCGTGAACTTTTCACATCACATCATGTACGGGCGGGAGTGGTTCCAGGCCTATTACCTGCACGGCTTCCGCCCGACGGCGGCGCAGGCTGTCGATGCGGAGCGGAGCGGGTTAGTCTCATTGCCCGGAGCGGTGGAATGGTATCTGCGGACGCGCCTGCCGGCCTGGCATGGCAAGAAGACGTTCCACAACAACCTGATTCCGGCGCTGACGGAAGGCGATGGTGGGCTCGTGGCAGCGCTCGACAACCAGCGAAAGCTGGAGGCCACACTGTATGATCCGGAAATCCGGGGTTTCTACCCGCGTGGCTTGGCGTATATTGCCGCCGATGAGCGCAACGTGACTGTGCCATATGAGCCCGCACGCGATGATGCTGTGCTGTTGTCCTATGTTCCGCGGATGGCCCGATTGGCCGCGGATCATGGTGCCGAGCTTGTCATCTTCGAGTTTCCGTGGCCGGAAATCTATCGTGACAGCGCAGTGGACAAGTATAGCCGTGACCGGTTGACGACGGTTCTGAAGACAGTGCTGGCGGATGAGGAGAATGTTCGCTTCATCAGTTACGATCCGTTCATGCCGCCGGAAAATTTCGCTGACCCGCTGCATCTGAACTCGCGCGGGGCGGAGGCGCTTTCCCGGCTGATGGCCGGGTGGCTGGCCCGGCCCGAAGGCCGGTGAGAGCTATGACTGCCAACCCGGCGAAGAGGGCCCCTCGCGGAGCCTTCGCCACCTTCGGCGGGCGTCAGACTGGCGCCTGTTCTGTCCCGGTGATGCCCGTGGAATGTGACATCGTATCAGCGGGCTGTGTGGCCCTGTTTGCCGCTTCCAACACCACTGCTTGAAGACGGCCGGCAGCGAATGTGAAGCCGATGCCGAGGGCGATGCCGGTGAAGCCCAGAGCGGTGTAGAGCGGGCTGAGGCCGCCTGCCGTCAGGATCGGGAAGAGGGCCGCGACCAGGGCGACGATGCCAGCGCCGATGGCGGCGAAGCCGGTCAGAATTGTGAGCGCCCCGGCCTTGGCGGCGCGTCCGGTGGCCGGACAGTCGGCCATCGCAGCGCCCATTTGCCAGACGATTGTGCACAGCACGGCAAGGCCGGTGAGGCTGAGGGCGAAATAGGTGATTTCGAAGCTGGTCATGTTACGCTCCTTGCGGTGTTGAAGAGGTAGATATCGCCAAATCCCCATCCGTAGATTGGGGCACAGGCGAGGCCGAAAGCGGTAAAGAAGATCAGCACCTCCTCCATGTCGCTCAAACCCGTGGCTGCGCCGAAGAGGATGCAGGCCAGTGGGGTCAGCAGGTTTCCGACGAAGGCGGCGAGCGCGAAATGTCCGGGGTGGAAAGCGCCCGCACGGATGGCGAGCCAGAATGCGACAGTGCCGATTGTCAGATAGAACGGGAAGCCGAACAGGACGCCGAGGTAGGGAATGGCGAGTATGGTTATAGCGCCGGCATTGAAGATGAAGGATACGATTACAAGCGGCAGAGCGAAATACAGGGCCGTCAGGGTCGCGCCCCAGAACGGGCCGCCGATGAGTGCATAGATGAAGGTGCCGGTTCGGACCCGAGGCTGAATTTCTGCTATTTCTGTCATGACTGAAATTTCTCCTCAAAAAAATGTCAGGACTTGCCTGGCAGGAGCTTTGTGATGCCTGCACCGAGCTTCAGCAGGCTTTTCTGCACGGGTCGGGGCAGACGCTGTACGTCGCGATACCATTGGTCGAAAAGCGCCATCGTCTCGTAGGTTTCGGCAATGCGCTTGCGGAAAGCCTCGGGTGTGCCATCAGTCCTTGCGCGTTCCAGGGTATCGGCCACAGCTTCGAGCGTGGGCACATACTCCCGCTCCCGCCGACCGGAAACGACGATGTGGACGAGATCGAACATGTCCCGGACCGAGGTGAAATGGTCGCGGCGGTCGCCAAGGCGACGCTCCGTCTGGACAAGTTTCCAACCCTGCAGTTCCTTCAGGCCGGTAGAGACGTTGGAGCGGGCGAGGCCGAGCAACTCGGCGATCGTCTCCGCTGGAAGTGGTTCGGGAGAAAGATGCAGGAGGGCGTGAATCTGGGCAACGGAGCGGTTGACGCCCCATTTGGAACCCATCTCGCCCCAGTGAAGAATGAAGGATTCCATAGACGGCGTCAGTTCCATCAGTCTCTCCATTAATTTCTGTATTAACAGAAATATCAGAACTTACTGGATTATCAATCAATGAATGGCGATTAGGTCAGGAGAAAACGGAGACGTCGTCGAAGCGGGGATCTTCGCCATACGCATTGGGGCCGCGTCGGCCGGGAATCATCATCACGACCAGTCCGGCGAAGGAAATGGCGAGATTGGCTATGGCCAGTTGATAGACAATCTGCGGGTTGGTGATGAGGCCGTCGGTGACGTTGCCGAGAACCGTGGTGACGAACAGGTATCCCAGCAGCCACCAACCGGAGAATCCGAGATCGTGGAGACGGCGTACAGTCACGGCAAGGGACGCGACCCAGACAAGGAGCGTTGGCAGAGCCAATGTCAGTACGAAAATGATGCCGGAAGCGCTGCCGAAGATGTCGCCGATGGAAAAATCGGAGAGCAGCGTGGCGACAAAGGCGATGGCGAAGGCCAGAGCCATGAAAAGGACACTGGCGAGGAAAAACCACCAGTATTCACTGCGCGTGGACCGCCCCGAGAAGGTGCGCCACTTGTAGAGACAGGTTTTGGTTGCGGTAGCGAAATCCATGCCCGCGTTTTCTCAACAGACTATGGCAAACGAAGGGCGCATTGCGCCGAAACCGTGGAGATATTTAAAGTTTCTCCGGCACCAAAGGTAGCAGTGGAGCGATGGAAAACGGGGCTGTCAGGCGAAGACGTTCAGGTCTATCGGACGGCGGGGGTCGTTGCCGAAATTGTTGACGCCGTCGGTGCCGCGCAGACACATCAGCAGGAAGCCGACGAGGGAGGCGAACAGGACAGTGGCGGCCAGCCCGGCTCCGATCATGATGCCGGTATGCGTCATCGGTGCCAGTTCGGACCAGAGGCTCTGCACGAGGCTGAGCACGGCATAGGCGAGATACCAGCGACCGCTGAGGTTGCGGTCGTGCAGCCGGCGGATGGTGACGGAGACCGAAGCGGTCAGCAGGAAGACGAGAAGCGTCACGGCGAGCGCCATATAGGCCGCCATCACCGGTTCCTGGAAGGTGTTGCCGACGCCAATGCCGAGCGCCGAGAGCATTGTGAAGTAGCCGATGAAGAGGCTGATGATCACCACCGCCAGCATGGCATGGAAACTCCAGAATTCACCGCGCGTCGCACGCCCGCTAAATGTGCGCCAATCCGTCAGGGCTTTCTGGCAATGGGTAATGATTTCCATGGTGACCTCGCTACTTACAAGTAAAGATCACTCCCAAACCGTGGCGCAAATTTGGCTGCTCTGTGGTTTCAGAAGGGTTTCTTACCCTTACGTCAAACCATCGAAATGCTTGAGTATAAGGGGTTTTGAAAGTGTGGCTGAGGTTTCGAGCCGGCCGGACTAGAGGCTTTTCGAGCCCGTTTTGGCGCCTTGGCCAATGCGCGGCTCCGTGCCATTGCGGAGGCGGGCGATATTGGTGCGGTGTTTCCAGATCACCAGCGCAGTGATTGGCACCGCGATGATCAGGGCATCGGTACGGCCCAGCAGTGGCAGAGAGACGAGGCTGGAGGCTGTCGCGCTCATCCCTGCCAGCGAGGAGATGCGGAAGGCGGCGGCGACGGCGGCCCAGACAGCGCAGGCGATGAGCCCGGCCCAGAAATTCAGCGCCAGCAGCAGGCCCAGGCAGGTAGCGACACCCTTGCCACCGATAAAACCGAGCCAGACGGGAAAAAGGTGGCCGAGTATCGCGGCAAGGCCGGCGGCGAGGGCGGCGGGTTCGCCCAGCAATGCCCGCGCGAGCAACAGCGCGATGGCGCCCTTGCCGACATCGAGAATCAGCGTGGCGAGGGCGGCAGGCTTGTGGCCGGTGCGCAGCACGTT of the Algicella marina genome contains:
- a CDS encoding glutamate--cysteine ligase codes for the protein MSIPQSGGGPIESFSDLAGMLERGCKPVADFRIGTEHEKFGYCLETHGPLPYEGDCSILAVLEGLRDRFGWAALEEAGKLIGLKKAGANISLEPGGQLELSGAPLETIHETCDEVNQHLREVQEIADQIGAGFIGLGAAPEWLHEDMPLMPKGRYKLMDAYMEKVGTMGRVMMRRTCTVQVNLDFGSEADMVRKFRVALALQPVAVALFANSPFFEGKVNGHKSWRSRVWRALDDSRTGMLPFVFEDGMGFERYVDYALDVPMYFVYRDGKYIDALGQSFRDFLNGELPALPGEKPLMSDWADHLTTIFPEARIKQFMEMRGADGGPWRRLCALPAFWVGLMYDDTALDAAWQVCKDWDAEARDKLRVDASVLGLQAEIAGRSLLDVARDVVAISAAGLKARARPGAGGLIPDETHFLNALQESVETGMVPADELLARYNGAWGGDLSQIYGEFSY
- a CDS encoding DUF805 domain-containing protein, with amino-acid sequence MDFATATKTCLYKWRTFSGRSTRSEYWWFFLASVLFMALAFAIAFVATLLSDFSIGDIFGSASGIIFVLTLALPTLLVWVASLAVTVRRLHDLGFSGWWLLGYLFVTTVLGNVTDGLITNPQIVYQLAIANLAISFAGLVVMMIPGRRGPNAYGEDPRFDDVSVFS
- a CDS encoding Lrp/AsnC family transcriptional regulator, with product MDAAILRELASDARLPRAELARRVGLSAPSVADRVRRLEDVGIIAGYGAHIDPARLGYALTVLIRARPLPGEMANMVEAIRATPQIVTCERVSGEDCFVARAHVRDVAEMEAVIDRIIPFGATNSSIVQSSPVPDRLVPL
- a CDS encoding DUF805 domain-containing protein; amino-acid sequence: MEIITHCQKALTDWRTFSGRATRGEFWSFHAMLAVVIISLFIGYFTMLSALGIGVGNTFQEPVMAAYMALAVTLLVFLLTASVSVTIRRLHDRNLSGRWYLAYAVLSLVQSLWSELAPMTHTGIMIGAGLAATVLFASLVGFLLMCLRGTDGVNNFGNDPRRPIDLNVFA
- the rplT gene encoding 50S ribosomal protein L20, yielding MSRVKGGAAAHAKHRKVVKAAKGYYGARKSNFRTATQAVDKAMQYATRDRAAKKRNFRALWIQRINAGVRAHDESLNYSKFINGLSLAGIEVDRKVLADLAVHEPEAFAAIVDQAKQALA
- a CDS encoding GbsR/MarR family transcriptional regulator, producing the protein MELTPSMESFILHWGEMGSKWGVNRSVAQIHALLHLSPEPLPAETIAELLGLARSNVSTGLKELQGWKLVQTERRLGDRRDHFTSVRDMFDLVHIVVSGRREREYVPTLEAVADTLERARTDGTPEAFRKRIAETYETMALFDQWYRDVQRLPRPVQKSLLKLGAGITKLLPGKS
- a CDS encoding EamA family transporter, which encodes MTDQAPLSPAPGPAQGSMSRMSEAVPPHAWFGVSAIFHYLGPAFAVLLFPAVGVLGVAWFRIATAALVFAPVTRPWRTFVAASGHERVLLLMLGACLAVMNTSFYLALDRLPIALVAAIEFVGTIGIAVWGLGTGRNYAALLLAIIGVALLIDVPSLVAAESGALTSDLLGLVWAVVNGALFVVYIVLGHRFSQGGASGGVERLGAAMAVAFVCVIPIGFVQAMEAFGAPILVLAGVGVGLCSSVIPYVCDQLAMARLPRASFALLLALLPATAAIIGVIVLRQVPGRLESIGVMLVMVGVAIHRPAQAEMGAARSRRRAATAE
- the rpmI gene encoding 50S ribosomal protein L35, coding for MPKMKTKSSAKKRFKVTATGRVLAAQAGKRHGMIKRSNKFIRSARGTTTLSAADEKIVKGYMPYDR
- a CDS encoding MBOAT family O-acyltransferase, encoding MLFFELQFYLLFAIFYPVYFRCPVRYQRHVILVASYVFYAAWDARFLSLLVASTLVDFVAGRKIHAGQRRRFWLGVSLCFNLGMLGVFKYFDFFSVTFADAFGVSPDNRILLDVVLPAGISFYTFQTLSYTLDIYRGEQKPTDSFVDFAAFVAFFPQLIAGPIERAGHLLPQIAAEHRESLANLRAGARLFLFGLFKKLVIADNMGRFVDPVFADPGAFPPQTLLLAAYFFAFQIYCDFSGYTDMARGIARSLGIELSLNFRRPYLATSLRDFWQRWHITLYSWLRDYVYKPLGGSRHGDVRTARNILVVFTLSGLWHGAGWNFILWGAFHGVWLCLERWVGSTGLGRTLGRLPAAVKAVLIFHLVTAAWILFRAPDMATVSAYFRGLAQLRPADLLPGVERFAAEYGSFDLPVLGGSPEAFGMAVFGLALCGPLMLLQVYRTRKGEIFEAHWSRSQQVVFYGLLCLTVFWLAPDVQKQFIYFQF
- a CDS encoding serine O-acetyltransferase, whose amino-acid sequence is MDTTINDAAVVNIGAENGNPSSISFWKLVAEDFRTNDSDFFSQGFWALFWHRYGNWRMSVRPKLLRAPFSLIYKIMFKVTEWMCGIHLPYTVAVGRRVRLDHFGGMILMARSIGDDVLIRQNTTMGIRDMDDLLANPVIGNGVEIGAGAAILGRVVVGDRARIGANAVVVRDVMPGRTVGGVPARVIGRAEGAFGPDEDHRPVQRH
- the plsY gene encoding glycerol-3-phosphate 1-O-acyltransferase PlsY yields the protein MSLILAAILGYLFGSVPFGLVITRALGLGDLRKIGSGNIGATNVLRTGHKPAALATLILDVGKGAIALLLARALLGEPAALAAGLAAILGHLFPVWLGFIGGKGVATCLGLLLALNFWAGLIACAVWAAVAAAFRISSLAGMSATASSLVSLPLLGRTDALIIAVPITALVIWKHRTNIARLRNGTEPRIGQGAKTGSKSL